One Oenanthe melanoleuca isolate GR-GAL-2019-014 chromosome 3, OMel1.0, whole genome shotgun sequence DNA segment encodes these proteins:
- the SIX2 gene encoding homeobox protein SIX2: MSMLPTFGFTQEQVACVCEVLQQGGNIERLGRFLWSLPACEHLHKNESVLKAKAVVAFHRGNFRELYKILESHQFSAHNHPKLQQLWLKAHYIEAEKLRGRPLGAVGKYRVRRKFPLPRSIWDGEETSYCFKEKSRSVLREWYAHNPYPSPREKRELAEATGLTTTQVSNWFKNRRQRDRAAEAKERENNENSNSNSHNPLSASMNGNKTVLGSSEDEKTPSGTPDHTSSSPALLLSSNPGLQPLHGLGHPQGPSAIPVPSADPMHHHSLQDSILNPMSSNLVDLGS, encoded by the exons ATGTCGATGCTCCCGACTTTTGGCTTCACCCAAGAGCAAGTGGCCTGCGTCTGCGAGGTGCTCCAGCAAGGCGGCAACATCGAGCGGCTGGGGCGGTTCCTCtggtccctccctgcctgcgAGCACCTCCACAAGAACGAGAGCGTCCTGAAGGCCAAGGCGGTGGTGGCCTTCCACCGGGGCAACTTCCGCGAGCTCTACAAGATCCTGGAGAGCCACCAGTTCTCGGCGCACAACCACcccaagctgcagcagctctggctgaaggCGCACTACATCGAGGCGGAGAAGCTGCGGGGGCGACCCCTAGGGGCGGTGGGCAAGTACCGGGTGCGCCGCAAGTTCCCGCTGCCCCGCTCCATCTGGGACGGCGAGGAGACCAGCTACTGCTTCAAGGAGAAGAGCCGCAGCGTGCTCCGAGAGTGGTACGCCCACAACCCCTACCCGTCCCCCCGGGAGAAGCGGGAGCTGGCCGAGGCCACCGGCCTCACCACCACCCAGGTCAGCAACTGGTTCAAGAACCGCCGGCAGCGGGACCGCGCCGCAGAGGCCAAAGAAAG GGAAAACAACGAGAATTCCAACTCCAACAGCCACAACCCGCTCTCGGCGTCAATGAACGGGAATAAGACAGTTTTGGGGAGCTCAGAGGACGAGAAGACGCCGTCAGGGACCCCGGATCACACCTCCTCCAGCCCCGcgctgctgctcagctccaaccccgggctgcagcccctgcacggCCTGGGCCACCCCCAGGGCCCCAGCGCCATCCCCGTGCCCAGCGCCGACCCCATGCACCACCACAGCTTGCAGGACTCCATTCTCAACCCCATGTCATCTAACTTGGTCGATCTGGGCTCTTAA